In Halobacteriovorax marinus SJ, the following proteins share a genomic window:
- a CDS encoding arsenate reductase family protein has protein sequence MIKMYGIPNCDTVKKAKKFLEEGGVEFSFVDFKKTAPTEKDIKNWKKSFGEWPINKRGTTYRKLKDEFESASDAEVVKLICDNSSVIKRPILEQDGKTLCLGFDKEVFGSLV, from the coding sequence ATGATTAAAATGTACGGAATACCAAATTGCGATACTGTAAAAAAAGCGAAGAAGTTTTTAGAAGAAGGTGGAGTAGAGTTTAGCTTCGTTGATTTTAAGAAAACTGCTCCGACTGAAAAAGATATTAAGAATTGGAAGAAGAGTTTCGGTGAATGGCCTATTAATAAAAGAGGAACAACGTATAGAAAACTTAAAGACGAATTTGAGTCTGCTTCTGATGCTGAAGTTGTGAAGCTTATTTGTGATAACTCTTCCGTTATTAAAAGACCAATTCTCGAGCAAGATGGAAAGACTCTCTGTCTTGGTTTTGATAAAGAAGTTTTTGGTTCATTAGTATGA
- a CDS encoding class I SAM-dependent methyltransferase: MNICPLCNKNEDQVFFANKQKTYFQCKECHLVFAAESCLLNSDQEQDVYRLHQNNSNDERYKEFMERILSPLRRYIREGESGIDYGCGPGPVISSILGPEGYEIVEYDPFFKNDEALLEQCYDFLIATEVIEHIYQTREGLESMLNLVKEGGVIALMTSFYPSDIDKFKLWGYHQDPTHVRFFNESTCEWIARKYSLDFEIPRENVVIFKKGLGHD, encoded by the coding sequence ATGAATATATGTCCTCTTTGTAATAAAAATGAAGATCAAGTCTTTTTCGCTAATAAGCAGAAGACTTATTTCCAGTGTAAAGAATGTCATTTAGTTTTCGCAGCTGAGTCATGCCTATTAAACTCTGATCAAGAACAAGACGTTTATCGCCTCCACCAAAATAATTCAAATGATGAAAGGTACAAAGAGTTTATGGAAAGAATTCTCTCTCCACTCCGAAGATATATTCGAGAAGGTGAGAGTGGGATTGATTATGGCTGTGGACCAGGACCTGTAATAAGTTCTATTTTAGGACCAGAAGGTTATGAAATAGTTGAGTATGACCCCTTCTTTAAAAATGATGAAGCTCTCTTGGAGCAATGCTATGACTTTCTCATTGCAACGGAAGTTATTGAGCATATTTATCAAACGAGGGAAGGGCTTGAGTCTATGCTCAATTTAGTTAAAGAGGGCGGAGTCATCGCGTTGATGACATCATTTTACCCAAGTGATATAGATAAATTTAAGCTATGGGGATATCATCAAGACCCAACTCACGTCAGGTTCTTCAATGAATCTACATGTGAGTGGATTGCTAGAAAGTACTCTCTTGATTTCGAGATTCCCAGAGAGAATGTTGTTATTTTTAAAAAAGGATTGGGCCATGATTAA
- a CDS encoding YkgJ family cysteine cluster protein — protein sequence MNDLIKKLRKLSSPARRARLVHKEVNKRVESLFKDPAVAKNVSCRQGCSACCHTQVSISDDEAQLLKKLIDNGHEIDIEKLKRQSKASKNSSTWYRLSYEERACIFLDENKSCSIYEHRPSVCRTNYVVGDPSDCSTEDGLEKSVRLLNTHEADMALMAGFSQCEENGAMPDLLYSLLEGNRDVLDLMSPQKNLGPVFKEF from the coding sequence ATGAATGATCTTATTAAGAAGCTTAGAAAATTGTCTTCTCCTGCGAGAAGGGCGAGGCTTGTACATAAAGAAGTAAATAAGCGAGTGGAGTCTCTATTTAAAGACCCTGCTGTCGCTAAGAACGTTTCTTGTAGGCAGGGCTGTTCAGCTTGCTGTCACACTCAGGTTAGTATCAGTGATGATGAAGCTCAATTACTTAAGAAGCTCATCGATAATGGACATGAAATTGATATTGAAAAGCTTAAGAGACAATCAAAGGCCAGTAAGAATAGTTCTACATGGTATCGATTGAGCTATGAAGAGAGAGCTTGTATTTTCTTAGATGAAAATAAGAGTTGCTCTATCTATGAGCACAGACCTTCTGTATGCAGAACAAATTATGTCGTCGGAGACCCAAGTGATTGTTCAACAGAAGATGGGCTTGAGAAATCTGTAAGATTATTAAATACTCATGAAGCCGACATGGCCCTAATGGCAGGCTTTAGCCAATGTGAAGAAAATGGAGCCATGCCCGATCTACTTTATAGTTTACTTGAAGGTAATAGAGACGTTTTAGATTTAATGTCACCTCAAAAAAACTTGGGTCCTGTTTTCAAAGAATTCTAA